One genomic window of Moorella glycerini includes the following:
- a CDS encoding phosphodiester glycosidase family protein, which translates to MSYNSKRFSSILLVIFLAFGLLANPLLSLAAAAWQVVPEVEEVPLATGVQYSAYKISTPDYKEALKVLTIDPRDRFTVLETVLSHGNLALDQERPTAMAARLAKEGKAAVAATNGDFYSTQVPYLPIGLQISNGELLISPQGFPALGLTRDKKAIIGTPVMAAYLTVTREIPGKGGSVARVVYTYPIAHVNRERGADMLVLYTPAFAARTGTNDYGTEIILKGVDLPVKAGRTYTGTVAARIDAKGNNPIPPDGVVLSGHGKAQEFLQQLHAGDKVNFTIRFTDTRWHDVIQAVGGHEIILQNGQVVLPANSTDPLVRSRHPRTAVGLTKDGRLEIVVADGRQPGYSNGMTLYELAAFMQARGMVAALNLDGGGSSVLAARNAGEYELSILNKPSDGQERPVTNGLVVFSTAPRGQLSHLYLLPGAIKVYKGSKVQFSLKAQDNYYNPAPVPAGVTWHVAGNVGRFISPGLFQAEHPGQGEITARAGMVKATSRVTVVDKVYRLEITPAIATLQPGAVQQFTVTAFDAGGNEIYVDSSLYRWTASEGLGRFDPEKGQLVLAKIASNAWVKVRLGDREAVAAINPALELALALDGQPVAGQEVTLVVRHNGAPVAGAVVQQIQPAATLGQVTARALYVRTGPGTGHKAITQVPKGYRLAILARLENGWLQVRLQDDREGYVAGEYVIVQEGSRNLGATDAAGKIRFTAKVAGSYSFVAMKEGFLQANLNVVFSEK; encoded by the coding sequence ATGAGTTATAATAGCAAAAGGTTTTCATCTATCTTGCTGGTTATTTTCCTGGCTTTCGGCTTACTGGCCAACCCACTGTTATCCCTGGCAGCCGCTGCCTGGCAGGTAGTACCAGAGGTAGAGGAAGTCCCCCTGGCCACAGGTGTGCAGTATTCGGCCTATAAAATCAGTACTCCCGACTATAAGGAAGCGCTGAAGGTCTTAACTATCGATCCCCGGGACAGGTTTACGGTTCTGGAGACAGTCTTATCTCACGGCAACCTGGCCCTTGACCAGGAAAGACCCACGGCTATGGCTGCCCGGCTGGCTAAGGAAGGTAAGGCCGCAGTAGCGGCAACAAATGGTGATTTCTACAGCACCCAGGTGCCTTACTTGCCCATCGGCCTGCAAATAAGCAACGGCGAGCTGCTAATCAGCCCCCAGGGGTTTCCAGCCCTGGGGTTGACCAGGGATAAAAAAGCCATTATCGGTACTCCTGTCATGGCCGCCTACCTGACGGTGACCAGGGAAATACCGGGGAAAGGAGGAAGCGTGGCCCGGGTGGTTTACACTTACCCCATCGCCCACGTCAACCGGGAAAGGGGGGCCGACATGCTGGTCCTCTATACCCCGGCCTTTGCGGCCCGCACCGGTACCAATGACTACGGCACGGAAATAATTCTAAAAGGTGTTGACCTGCCCGTTAAAGCAGGCCGTACATATACCGGCACCGTGGCCGCCAGGATTGACGCCAAGGGTAATAACCCCATCCCGCCGGACGGGGTAGTACTCTCCGGCCACGGGAAGGCCCAGGAGTTTTTACAACAGCTTCATGCTGGCGACAAGGTTAATTTCACCATCAGATTTACCGATACCCGCTGGCATGATGTTATCCAGGCCGTGGGCGGCCATGAGATTATCCTGCAAAACGGGCAGGTCGTCCTGCCCGCGAACAGCACGGACCCCCTGGTAAGGTCCCGCCACCCCCGGACGGCTGTTGGCCTCACGAAGGATGGGCGCCTCGAGATAGTGGTAGCCGATGGCCGCCAGCCCGGCTACAGTAATGGTATGACCCTTTACGAACTGGCCGCATTTATGCAGGCCAGGGGGATGGTTGCGGCCCTGAACCTTGATGGTGGCGGTTCATCAGTGCTGGCGGCCCGTAATGCCGGCGAGTACGAGCTATCGATTTTAAACAAACCCTCCGACGGTCAGGAAAGGCCGGTTACCAATGGCCTGGTGGTTTTTTCTACTGCCCCCCGGGGTCAACTCAGCCATTTATACCTTCTTCCGGGCGCAATAAAGGTGTATAAAGGCAGTAAAGTGCAATTCAGCCTCAAGGCCCAGGATAATTATTATAACCCTGCCCCGGTACCTGCCGGTGTGACCTGGCACGTGGCGGGGAATGTGGGCCGCTTTATCTCCCCCGGCCTGTTCCAGGCCGAACATCCCGGCCAGGGTGAGATTACCGCCCGGGCAGGGATGGTAAAAGCTACCTCCAGGGTTACTGTCGTCGATAAGGTATACAGGCTGGAAATTACCCCGGCCATTGCCACCCTGCAGCCCGGTGCTGTCCAGCAGTTTACAGTAACGGCCTTTGATGCCGGAGGCAACGAAATCTATGTGGACAGCTCTTTGTACCGGTGGACGGCCAGCGAAGGGCTGGGCCGGTTTGACCCGGAAAAGGGGCAACTGGTACTGGCCAAGATAGCGAGTAATGCCTGGGTCAAGGTCAGGCTGGGTGACCGGGAAGCTGTAGCTGCAATCAACCCCGCCCTGGAGCTGGCTCTGGCTCTAGATGGCCAGCCCGTAGCCGGGCAGGAGGTAACCCTGGTCGTCCGCCACAACGGTGCGCCGGTAGCGGGGGCGGTGGTCCAGCAAATCCAGCCAGCGGCGACATTAGGCCAGGTAACGGCACGAGCCCTCTATGTAAGGACAGGTCCGGGAACTGGGCATAAAGCCATTACCCAGGTACCGAAAGGTTACCGGCTGGCTATCCTGGCCAGGCTGGAAAATGGCTGGCTGCAGGTGCGCCTCCAGGACGACCGGGAAGGCTATGTAGCGGGGGAGTATGTTATTGTCCAGGAAGGCAGCCGCAACTTGGGCGCAACGGATGCTGCAGGTAAAATACGGTTTACGGCCAAGGTGGCCGGGAGTTATAGCTTTGTTGCAATGAAAGAAGGTTTTTTACAGGCTAACCTGAACGTGGTGTTTAGCGAGAAATAA
- a CDS encoding D-alanine--D-alanine ligase family protein, whose product MLRILFLFNAVPARERRGPYSDCLSWETVRQIYRALLEGGNEVYPVNVRSRHQLEKSLSRLPAPHLAFVLAEGFLDEPHTLYDGSGAATVRFLLQQYGIPTSHSPTAAMEICRHKNLTYQVLQQHGLPVPSYRVLEPARGLLRQQLARAVAELGFPLFVKPNGGGNSIGISDASVVYDFSRLERQVNSLRETLGELPVLVEKYLPGQEFTVGLIGRSPCYVLPPLAFLSREVRTTTVKGKPNEIENIFPEDRRYNFLSELAVKVLAAIGAKDALRIDLRSDSEGVVYIIDVNGTPSLSPMASLTTMAMASGLRYSQFINFILYQSLLEYGLVPGGKLQDLVAPALGLLHLYRRETRPLQVFSA is encoded by the coding sequence TTGCTGCGCATACTGTTTCTTTTCAATGCTGTCCCCGCCCGGGAGCGCCGGGGACCCTACAGTGATTGTCTCTCCTGGGAGACAGTACGCCAGATTTACCGGGCGTTACTGGAAGGCGGCAACGAGGTTTACCCTGTTAATGTCCGCAGCCGTCACCAGCTGGAGAAATCCCTTTCCCGCCTGCCGGCTCCCCACCTGGCCTTTGTCCTGGCCGAAGGTTTTCTCGACGAGCCCCATACCCTGTATGATGGGAGCGGCGCTGCCACGGTCCGGTTTTTACTGCAACAGTACGGCATTCCTACCAGCCATTCTCCCACGGCGGCCATGGAAATATGCCGCCACAAAAACCTTACCTATCAAGTTTTACAGCAACACGGTTTGCCGGTACCATCCTACCGGGTGCTAGAACCGGCCCGGGGGTTGCTGCGGCAACAGCTGGCCCGGGCAGTGGCGGAACTGGGATTCCCTCTATTTGTTAAACCCAATGGCGGCGGTAACAGTATTGGCATCAGTGACGCTTCGGTCGTGTATGATTTTTCCCGGCTGGAGCGCCAGGTAAATAGCCTGCGGGAAACCCTGGGTGAGCTGCCTGTTTTGGTAGAAAAATACCTCCCGGGACAGGAGTTTACCGTGGGCCTTATTGGCCGGTCGCCCTGCTACGTCTTGCCTCCCTTAGCATTTCTTTCCCGGGAAGTCAGGACTACTACCGTCAAGGGGAAGCCGAATGAAATAGAAAATATTTTCCCGGAGGACAGGCGTTATAATTTTTTAAGCGAACTGGCCGTCAAAGTGCTGGCGGCCATTGGAGCCAAGGATGCCTTAAGGATTGACCTGCGCTCTGATAGCGAGGGAGTGGTCTATATCATTGATGTGAACGGGACTCCCTCCTTGAGTCCTATGGCTTCCTTAACGACCATGGCCATGGCTTCCGGTTTAAGATACAGCCAGTTTATTAATTTTATCCTCTACCAGTCGCTGCTGGAATATGGCCTGGTACCAGGCGGTAAATTGCAGGACCTGGTAGCTCCGGCCCTGGGTTTGTTGCACCTCTACCGCCGGGAAACACGGCCCCTGCAGGTATTTTCGGCTTAA
- a CDS encoding LacI family DNA-binding transcriptional regulator, whose protein sequence is MAGATIYDVAKKAGVSISTVSRVLNNSSRVKESNRERVLQAIEELGYERNLLAAALMKKNTHTLGLIIADIANPFYAEIARAVEDKAAENHFNVIVCNTDNNLKKEAAYIAILRQKRIDGIIFTTPEINNNNIKKLYQEQPDFPMVLIGSRIEGCAIDTVLVNNYLGTTEAMKYLTSLGHKRIGFIYGLPTTLSSRERLAGYHHYLAENGMKRDSKLILGGAFKIENGYQKAKELLQLENPPTAIFAANDLIAIGALETAREMGIEVPNELSILGYDNINLSTITYPKLTTVAQPMMEMGARAAEMVIERIHGRRSSPEVVTLLPRLVVRDSTGPVRR, encoded by the coding sequence ATGGCCGGGGCAACTATTTATGACGTGGCCAAAAAGGCCGGGGTGTCAATTTCCACCGTATCCCGGGTCCTAAATAACAGTTCCCGGGTAAAGGAAAGTAACCGGGAACGCGTTTTACAGGCGATAGAAGAACTGGGATATGAACGCAATTTACTCGCAGCAGCTCTGATGAAAAAAAATACCCATACACTGGGCTTGATTATCGCCGATATTGCCAACCCTTTTTATGCCGAGATAGCCAGGGCGGTAGAAGATAAAGCGGCTGAGAATCATTTCAACGTAATTGTCTGCAACACTGATAATAATCTTAAAAAAGAAGCTGCTTATATTGCCATTTTACGCCAAAAAAGAATCGATGGCATCATTTTTACTACACCGGAAATTAACAATAACAACATAAAGAAGCTTTATCAGGAACAACCTGATTTTCCCATGGTGTTAATAGGGAGCAGGATAGAAGGCTGTGCTATCGATACCGTTTTAGTAAATAACTATCTTGGTACAACAGAAGCCATGAAATATCTCACATCTTTGGGCCACAAGCGCATTGGTTTCATCTACGGTTTACCGACAACCTTATCTTCCAGAGAGCGCCTTGCTGGTTACCATCATTATCTGGCTGAAAACGGAATGAAAAGAGATAGTAAACTCATCCTGGGTGGCGCTTTTAAAATTGAAAATGGTTATCAAAAAGCAAAAGAGCTTTTACAACTGGAAAATCCTCCAACAGCCATTTTTGCTGCCAATGACTTAATAGCTATAGGTGCCCTGGAGACCGCCAGGGAAATGGGAATAGAAGTACCAAACGAACTTTCAATCCTTGGTTATGATAATATTAACCTTTCAACTATAACTTATCCCAAGTTGACTACTGTGGCCCAGCCTATGATGGAGATGGGTGCCAGGGCGGCTGAAATGGTTATCGAAAGAATTCATGGACGCCGTAGTTCCCCAGAAGTTGTTACCCTTTTACCCCGACTGGTGGTAAGGGATTCAACTGGACCTGTTAGGAGGTGA
- a CDS encoding energy-coupling factor transporter transmembrane component T family protein, whose protein sequence is MHRLDPRTKIIFLLFVIIAVFLFYDPTMQLIILAGLVLLALISRLQQALISAAKFMLLFAIFILTVHGLFNATGKTVILQLGPLAFKQESLLYGAVMACRLMVIGIVAALFVVSTKPSDLSTALIKSGFPSVIAFMLLATLQIIPLMLKEAQNVMEAQQARCVDVTSSLINRIKALIPVFVPLFIITFIKMRDLSYVLECRGFSVKGKRTYLYEVAFKVLDWVTLLILGILLGGLVILRIVIGNVAFMPTAGMLINILYGSWIVTALLFGTSWLAKLVTKGGGSLAGQSN, encoded by the coding sequence ATGCACCGCCTTGACCCCAGGACAAAAATTATCTTCCTGCTATTTGTTATTATAGCTGTGTTCCTTTTTTATGACCCTACTATGCAATTAATCATTTTAGCTGGCCTGGTTCTCCTGGCTTTAATTAGCAGGCTACAGCAAGCTTTAATTTCAGCGGCCAAATTTATGCTCCTTTTTGCAATTTTTATCTTAACTGTTCATGGTTTATTTAACGCTACCGGTAAAACCGTTATTTTGCAGCTTGGCCCTCTGGCCTTCAAACAGGAAAGCTTGCTTTACGGGGCCGTGATGGCCTGCCGTTTAATGGTCATAGGTATTGTCGCTGCGCTATTTGTAGTAAGCACTAAACCCAGCGACCTGTCGACAGCCTTAATCAAAAGCGGTTTTCCCAGTGTAATAGCTTTTATGCTCCTGGCAACGTTACAAATAATACCCCTGATGCTCAAGGAAGCCCAAAATGTCATGGAGGCCCAGCAGGCGCGTTGTGTGGATGTTACTTCCAGCTTGATTAATAGAATAAAAGCTTTAATTCCAGTTTTTGTACCTCTATTTATAATTACCTTTATTAAAATGCGTGACCTGTCATATGTTCTTGAATGCAGGGGCTTTAGCGTTAAAGGTAAGCGCACCTATTTATATGAAGTTGCCTTTAAAGTTCTTGACTGGGTAACTTTATTGATCCTTGGTATTCTATTAGGTGGGTTAGTTATTTTAAGGATAGTTATTGGGAACGTTGCTTTTATGCCTACCGCCGGTATGTTAATTAACATTTTATACGGGTCCTGGATTGTAACTGCCCTTCTTTTTGGTACCAGCTGGCTAGCTAAACTAGTAACTAAAGGTGGTGGCAGTCTTGCCGGCCAAAGCAATTAA
- a CDS encoding energy-coupling factor ABC transporter ATP-binding protein, whose translation MPAKAIKVDHLTYFYPDTTGAALKNITFEIDYGEVLGIIGSNNAGKTTLAMCLMGLIPNVIGGELKGSVKVDGLEVPQTAIAEMVRHAGLVFQEPEVQLSQTTVAEEVALGLSNLGIPRDEMLKRIKEALAMVGLSGFEERNPLALSGGQQQRLAIAAVLAMQPKIMIFDEPTSMLDPAGKTEVFTVLSQLKARKFTGVIIEHEIERVALYCDKVLVLANGEQQAFGTPEEVFSQVDKLKACGIRSPQVTELAHLLKQDVYPGIDYFLTVEGAVAGLAQYLQRKDHGEG comes from the coding sequence TTGCCGGCCAAAGCAATTAAGGTGGACCATTTAACCTATTTCTACCCTGATACCACCGGAGCAGCTTTGAAAAATATTACCTTTGAAATAGATTATGGTGAAGTCCTGGGAATTATTGGCTCCAACAACGCCGGTAAAACAACCCTGGCCATGTGCCTGATGGGATTAATCCCCAATGTCATCGGCGGCGAATTAAAAGGTTCCGTAAAGGTTGATGGTTTAGAAGTACCTCAAACCGCCATTGCCGAAATGGTACGCCATGCAGGTCTTGTTTTCCAGGAACCGGAAGTACAGCTTTCCCAGACGACAGTAGCGGAAGAGGTTGCCCTGGGGTTATCCAATCTCGGTATACCGCGAGATGAAATGCTTAAGCGCATCAAAGAAGCCCTGGCCATGGTAGGCCTGAGTGGTTTTGAAGAGCGGAATCCCCTGGCCCTGTCGGGAGGGCAGCAACAACGGCTGGCCATTGCAGCCGTCCTGGCCATGCAACCCAAGATAATGATTTTCGATGAGCCAACCTCCATGCTGGACCCTGCTGGTAAAACAGAAGTTTTTACAGTTCTTTCCCAACTTAAAGCCAGGAAATTTACCGGTGTGATTATCGAACACGAAATAGAGCGGGTGGCGCTATACTGTGACAAGGTCCTTGTCCTGGCAAATGGTGAGCAACAGGCTTTTGGTACACCTGAAGAAGTATTTTCCCAGGTAGACAAGCTCAAAGCCTGTGGCATTCGTTCCCCTCAGGTTACGGAACTAGCTCATTTATTGAAGCAAGATGTATACCCGGGCATTGACTATTTCCTGACCGTAGAAGGAGCTGTTGCAGGTTTAGCGCAGTACCTGCAAAGAAAAGACCATGGGGAGGGTTAA
- a CDS encoding energy-coupling factor ABC transporter ATP-binding protein: protein MEPIIKVENLVHVYPGGVKALKGVNLAVRQGEVVAILGQNGSGKTTLVKHFNGLLRPTSGNVWVKGMNTREVSIARLSRVVGYVFQNPNHQTFLPTVRDELSFGCRNLKLPEQEIKQRVKEVVIRFNLKDKLEDNPYDLNLSMRKTVAIASILAMRPAIIVLDEPTTGQDYAGCQQLLKFICELEKEGHTVVIITHDMMLVGELNKRVVVMSNGEIIADSLPREVFKDDSILQRSGLLPPQITELSRKLVPYGIIDTALTILDLYASIKEKVM, encoded by the coding sequence ATGGAACCTATCATTAAGGTGGAAAACCTGGTGCATGTTTACCCTGGAGGTGTTAAAGCCCTTAAAGGTGTTAACCTGGCAGTCCGGCAGGGAGAAGTAGTAGCCATACTGGGGCAAAACGGCTCTGGTAAAACGACCCTGGTTAAGCACTTTAACGGGCTCCTAAGGCCTACTTCAGGTAATGTCTGGGTAAAGGGAATGAATACCAGAGAAGTAAGTATTGCCCGGCTTTCCAGGGTAGTAGGCTATGTTTTTCAAAACCCCAATCACCAGACCTTTTTGCCCACAGTCAGGGATGAGCTGAGTTTTGGTTGCCGGAATCTCAAATTACCGGAACAGGAGATTAAACAACGAGTAAAAGAGGTAGTAATTCGTTTTAATTTAAAAGATAAGCTGGAAGACAATCCCTATGATCTTAACCTCAGTATGCGTAAGACGGTGGCTATTGCTTCAATACTGGCCATGCGCCCGGCGATAATTGTTCTTGACGAGCCGACGACGGGCCAGGATTATGCCGGCTGCCAGCAGCTGTTGAAGTTTATTTGCGAATTAGAAAAAGAAGGCCATACAGTAGTAATTATTACCCATGATATGATGCTGGTGGGAGAATTGAATAAACGGGTCGTAGTAATGAGTAATGGCGAAATTATTGCTGACAGTTTACCCCGGGAAGTGTTTAAAGACGATAGCATCTTACAGCGATCCGGTTTATTGCCCCCCCAGATAACTGAACTCAGCCGTAAACTGGTGCCGTACGGTATTATTGATACGGCCCTAACAATCTTAGACTTGTATGCATCTATAAAGGAAAAGGTGATGTAA
- the udp gene encoding uridine phosphorylase produces the protein MTQNVNWNTRALRPQTEDKVQYHIRCRPGDIAEYVLLPGDPERVPLIAAKWDTSRAISSYREHVTYTGTIGKTPVSACSTGAGGGSTASALEELAELGAKTFIRVGTTGALQEEINCGDLIICAGAVRHDGTSPQYVELAYPALAHYEVVLALIQAAENLNIPYHVGLACTTASFYCGQGRPGFGGYRQSFMDHIVEDMIKAGVLNFEMEAATVLTLSQLFKLRAGAVFAVVANRVKDELVYKRDGIEKAVATANEAVRLLAEWDALKQEAGKKYFFPGLLK, from the coding sequence GTGACACAAAATGTTAACTGGAATACCAGAGCTCTAAGGCCGCAAACGGAGGACAAAGTTCAATACCATATTCGCTGCCGTCCCGGTGATATTGCCGAATATGTCCTCCTGCCGGGGGATCCAGAGCGTGTTCCCTTGATAGCAGCTAAGTGGGATACTTCAAGGGCTATAAGTAGCTACCGGGAACATGTGACCTATACGGGAACAATTGGCAAGACGCCAGTTTCTGCCTGTTCTACCGGTGCGGGGGGAGGGTCTACTGCCAGTGCCCTGGAAGAGCTGGCCGAACTGGGGGCAAAAACCTTTATCAGAGTTGGCACTACGGGAGCTTTACAAGAAGAAATTAATTGTGGCGATTTGATTATTTGTGCTGGGGCGGTGCGCCATGATGGTACCAGTCCGCAATACGTAGAACTTGCCTATCCGGCCCTGGCCCATTATGAGGTAGTACTGGCCCTAATACAAGCAGCGGAAAACCTTAATATTCCTTATCATGTTGGCCTGGCCTGTACGACTGCTTCCTTTTACTGCGGGCAAGGTCGGCCCGGATTTGGTGGTTATCGGCAGAGTTTTATGGATCATATTGTTGAAGATATGATTAAAGCCGGTGTTCTCAATTTTGAGATGGAGGCTGCCACGGTTCTTACCTTAAGTCAGCTTTTTAAGTTACGGGCGGGGGCAGTTTTTGCCGTAGTGGCCAACCGGGTCAAAGATGAATTAGTGTATAAGAGAGATGGAATTGAAAAGGCGGTGGCAACAGCCAATGAAGCGGTGCGTTTACTTGCTGAATGGGATGCCTTAAAGCAAGAAGCCGGTAAGAAATATTTTTTCCCGGGATTATTGAAATAA
- a CDS encoding MTAP family purine nucleoside phosphorylase, with translation MPIAVIGGTGFYNFLDEVRPLQVTNEYGRVELVRGHYQGKEIIFLPRHGKNHEFLAHQVNYRANMLALKELGITRILGTSAVGSLNPQMQVGDLVLLDQFVDVTTNRPKSFNKYSVDMSEPYCPELRAYFLKAATEIDLSLHEKGIYICVDGPRYETSAEIKLYRQWGMDVVGMTNATEAVLARELGICYAIVAIVTDLAAGISDVPPDLDTHKRVVQENRAKLSQLLLKAITLVPEERSCQCQAIYESALAARASQLSK, from the coding sequence ATGCCCATAGCGGTCATTGGCGGAACTGGTTTTTATAATTTCTTAGATGAAGTTCGACCACTGCAGGTAACCAATGAATACGGTAGGGTTGAACTAGTGCGGGGTCACTATCAAGGTAAAGAAATTATTTTTTTACCGCGGCACGGTAAAAACCATGAATTTTTGGCCCATCAGGTAAATTACAGGGCCAATATGCTGGCCCTCAAAGAACTGGGGATTACCCGGATCTTAGGCACTTCGGCGGTAGGTTCCCTCAACCCACAGATGCAAGTTGGCGATTTAGTTTTATTAGATCAATTTGTTGATGTGACCACCAATAGACCCAAAAGCTTTAACAAATATTCAGTAGATATGAGCGAGCCGTATTGCCCGGAACTACGCGCTTATTTCCTGAAAGCGGCGACAGAAATAGATTTATCCCTTCATGAAAAAGGCATCTATATTTGTGTCGATGGTCCCAGGTATGAAACGAGTGCGGAAATAAAGTTATACCGGCAGTGGGGGATGGATGTCGTCGGTATGACCAATGCCACCGAGGCGGTCCTGGCCCGGGAACTGGGAATCTGCTATGCCATTGTGGCCATTGTAACCGACCTGGCGGCGGGAATTTCCGATGTGCCGCCGGACCTGGATACTCATAAACGAGTGGTACAGGAAAACCGCGCTAAACTGAGCCAGCTATTATTAAAGGCAATTACCCTGGTGCCGGAAGAACGTAGCTGTCAATGCCAGGCTATTTATGAGAGCGCCCTGGCTGCCCGGGCAAGCCAGCTGTCAAAATGA
- a CDS encoding amidohydrolase family protein, with the protein MTMLLQGGYIFQLKGGTVSFQPGDIRLNGAYIDALAPGIKPLPGEEIWDVKDCLLLPGLVNAHYHSYTNLLKGTTWGEPLEIWSTATVALGGLLTDREIAVSVLVGVAEMLHAGVTSCLDHFPHLPRLAAAARAYNQAGFRVSLAPMLSDVYEHLVVPGVAERLPRELRRNLEATPPRSVQDFREFYLAALQEYHQPRGTMQVVVGPNAPQRASMELLEMAAELARKYELTIHTHLLETKWQAMAARRAGSSLVAKLDRAGLLGPKTAVAHAIWLEEKERALLSERDSLVVHNPASNAMLGSGRAPLIAYLRENIRVALGTDGLNCGTSHNLLETMRWAGLLARLEEPDYKLWPGVSDLWQMATVNGAAATGWGGVTGKLEPGYRADLIIVSNNSPALAPATNIPAQLILNETRLAVRDVFIDGRPVMVQGRILAFDEEDLRREAVEIGRNLVERSRPVLAQTDALREAYEAAYRAYYLS; encoded by the coding sequence ATGACCATGCTTTTGCAGGGCGGGTATATATTCCAGCTTAAGGGCGGCACTGTAAGTTTTCAGCCTGGCGATATACGCCTTAACGGTGCTTATATTGATGCCCTGGCACCCGGCATAAAGCCTCTACCCGGGGAAGAGATCTGGGATGTAAAGGATTGCCTCTTATTACCCGGCCTGGTTAATGCCCACTATCACTCCTATACCAACTTGTTAAAAGGTACAACCTGGGGGGAACCCCTGGAAATATGGTCAACAGCTACCGTGGCCCTGGGAGGACTTTTAACCGACCGGGAGATTGCCGTTAGCGTTCTCGTCGGGGTAGCGGAAATGCTTCATGCCGGCGTTACCAGCTGTCTCGACCATTTTCCTCACTTACCCCGGCTGGCAGCGGCAGCAAGGGCTTATAATCAGGCCGGCTTCCGGGTTAGCCTGGCCCCAATGCTAAGCGATGTTTACGAGCATTTAGTTGTTCCCGGCGTAGCCGAACGGTTACCCCGGGAATTACGCCGCAATCTTGAAGCGACGCCACCCCGATCGGTTCAAGATTTCAGGGAATTTTATTTAGCAGCACTACAGGAATATCACCAACCCCGGGGCACCATGCAGGTTGTGGTGGGTCCCAATGCTCCCCAGCGGGCCAGCATGGAACTATTAGAAATGGCTGCCGAACTGGCCAGGAAATATGAATTAACCATCCATACCCATCTTTTGGAAACAAAATGGCAGGCGATGGCAGCCCGCCGGGCTGGTAGCAGCCTGGTTGCAAAGCTGGATAGAGCGGGGTTGCTGGGACCGAAAACGGCAGTCGCCCACGCCATCTGGTTGGAGGAAAAGGAACGGGCATTACTATCTGAGCGGGACAGCCTGGTAGTCCACAACCCTGCCAGCAATGCCATGCTGGGCAGCGGGCGGGCGCCATTGATTGCTTATCTGCGGGAAAATATTCGTGTCGCCCTGGGCACGGATGGCTTGAACTGCGGTACTAGCCATAATCTGTTAGAAACCATGCGTTGGGCCGGCTTGCTGGCACGCCTGGAGGAGCCGGATTATAAGTTATGGCCCGGGGTTAGTGATCTCTGGCAGATGGCTACGGTAAATGGCGCGGCGGCAACGGGCTGGGGAGGTGTGACTGGCAAATTAGAACCCGGTTACCGGGCTGATCTAATAATTGTATCTAATAATAGCCCGGCCCTGGCACCGGCTACCAATATACCGGCCCAGTTAATCTTGAATGAAACCAGGCTTGCTGTTCGTGATGTATTCATAGACGGTCGGCCGGTAATGGTACAAGGGCGTATCCTTGCTTTTGATGAAGAAGACTTGCGCCGGGAAGCCGTAGAGATAGGCAGGAATTTAGTCGAACGCTCGCGCCCGGTTCTAGCGCAAACGGATGCCTTGCGGGAAGCTTATGAGGCCGCCTACCGCGCCTATTACTTGTCTTAA
- a CDS encoding class II aldolase/adducin family protein: MLEQLRDELIEVCHEVYRRGLSSGSGGNISVRIPDSDYVLIKRSGCSLGRVQAVDCILVDIDGNLVEGQGKPSKEINFHLGIYRCRPEVRAVLHAHPPYAIAFANTYGSLPLVTVSARAYLKQVPNIPFAQPGSAELARLVIEQYQGTGINTITMVEHGAVTVGKNLREAYDLMDYLEDNAKTALAMLQIKALGGKL; this comes from the coding sequence ATGTTGGAACAATTGCGTGATGAATTAATTGAAGTTTGTCATGAAGTTTATAGACGCGGGCTTAGCAGCGGTTCCGGAGGTAATATCAGCGTCCGCATCCCGGATAGCGATTATGTCCTGATTAAAAGGAGCGGCTGTTCCCTGGGCCGGGTTCAGGCGGTAGATTGTATACTAGTAGACATAGACGGCAATCTGGTTGAAGGGCAGGGAAAACCGTCCAAAGAGATTAACTTTCATCTCGGTATTTATCGCTGCCGGCCGGAAGTGAGAGCTGTCCTCCATGCCCACCCGCCCTATGCTATAGCCTTTGCCAACACCTACGGCTCCTTACCACTGGTTACAGTGTCCGCCCGGGCTTACCTGAAACAGGTGCCCAATATACCTTTTGCTCAGCCTGGTTCTGCAGAACTGGCCAGGCTGGTTATTGAGCAGTACCAGGGCACCGGTATTAACACCATTACCATGGTTGAACACGGGGCCGTAACGGTAGGGAAAAACCTCCGGGAAGCCTATGATTTAATGGATTACCTGGAGGATAACGCCAAAACGGCCCTGGCGATGCTCCAGATTAAGGCTCTGGGGGGAAAATTATGA